The nucleotide window CCGCCTCCAGCCGCAGCAGGTCGCGCACGTAGCCGCGCCCCACGCGCCGCAGCCAGCGCCGCACCTCGGGCCCCGGCGCGTCGGAGCGCGGCAGGCTCTCGTGCTGGGCCACCAGGTGCACCGTCCGGTCGCGCTCCGCGTTGGAGAACTTGAGCCGCGTCATCACCCCGCGCGCGAGCGCCGCCCCCGCGGCCGCGTGGTCGGGGAAGTCCACCGCATCCCCTTCGGCCGTCCGCGTGCGCGGCTTGCCGAGGTCGTGCAGGAGGGCCGCCAGGCGCAGCCCCTCGAGCCCCTGCGGCAGGGCGTCCGCCGTGCGCAGCAGGTGGCTCCACACGTCCTCGCCGCCGTCGTCCACCCCCACGCACGCCCGCAGCTCGGGGTAGAGCACGGCCAGCGCCCCCGAGCGCTCGTAGGCGCGCAGCGACACGGAGGGGCGCTCCACCTCGCGCAGCACCTTCAGCAGCTCCTCGCGCACCCGCTCGGCCGAGAGGTGGACGAGCTCCGGCGCCGCCTCCACCGCCGCCTCCCACGTGGCCGGGTCGATGCGCAGCCCGAAGCGCCCGGCGAAGCGCAGCGCCCTGAGCACCCGCAGCCGGTCTTCGCGGAAGCGCTCGCGCGGGTCGCCCACCGTGCGCAGCAGGCCCGCGCGCAGGTCGGGGAGACCGCCGTGCGGGTCGCGCACCTCGCGCGTGAGCGGGTGCCAGGCCACCGCGTTGATGGTGAAGTCGCGCCGCTCCAGGTCTTCCTCCACCGTGTCGGAGAAGGAGACCTTCGCGTGGCGGCCGTACGTCTCCACGTCGCGGCGGAAGGTGGTGACCTCGTACAGCTCCCCGTCCTGCCCCAGCACGCCCACGGTGCCGTGCGCGATCCCCACCGGCACCGTCCTGCGGAAGAGCCGCTGCACGTCGCGCGGGCGCGCGGCGGTGGCCAAGTCCCAGTCGCCCCGCGAGCCGTGGGCCGCCAGCGCGTCGCGCACGGCGCCCCCCACCGCCCAGGTGGAGAACCCCGCGTCTTCCAGCCGCCGGGCGATGCGCACCACCTCGGGCGGGGGGTGCAGGTCGGGGCGGTCGGCGGGCGGTGCGGCGGCAGGGGGCTCGGTCACGGGCGGCGGGGAACGGAAGGCGGCGGCGCGGCCCGCAAGTGGCGCGCGGGCAAGAGGTTGGCGAAACGGCACGAATGGGTTATCTTTGTGCCCTGCCCATCCGTCCCAACCGCCCCGGGAGACATGAAGATCATCGAGCTGCTGGAGCGCTCCAGCGTCACGGAGCCGTTCCGCGAGGCCATCTTTCGCTTCCTGCGCGAGGGCCGGCCGTGCGAGCGGGTCAGCTTCAACCGCGAGTGTCCCCCGGTGAAGG belongs to Longimicrobium sp. and includes:
- a CDS encoding CCA tRNA nucleotidyltransferase translates to MTEPPAAAPPADRPDLHPPPEVVRIARRLEDAGFSTWAVGGAVRDALAAHGSRGDWDLATAARPRDVQRLFRRTVPVGIAHGTVGVLGQDGELYEVTTFRRDVETYGRHAKVSFSDTVEEDLERRDFTINAVAWHPLTREVRDPHGGLPDLRAGLLRTVGDPRERFREDRLRVLRALRFAGRFGLRIDPATWEAAVEAAPELVHLSAERVREELLKVLREVERPSVSLRAYERSGALAVLYPELRACVGVDDGGEDVWSHLLRTADALPQGLEGLRLAALLHDLGKPRTRTAEGDAVDFPDHAAAGAALARGVMTRLKFSNAERDRTVHLVAQHESLPRSDAPGPEVRRWLRRVGRGYVRDLLRLEAANARGRPRPDPGRLREAQALADRAEAELRSGAPLEIGDLAIGGEELRALGLPAGPRMGEVLRGLLEAVTDDPSLNTSGALEELVRRRIEGEGAG